A single genomic interval of Camelina sativa cultivar DH55 chromosome 11, Cs, whole genome shotgun sequence harbors:
- the LOC104725110 gene encoding uncharacterized protein LOC104725110, with product MGFFSFLGRVLFASLFILSAWQMFNDFGVDGGPAAKELTPKLNLAKGHLSSRLGVALPKIEVRQVVVTIIALKGAGGLLFVIGNIVGAYLLAFYLVVVSPILYDFYNYGPQERHFSLLLTEFLQSVALFGALLFFIGMKNSTPKRILKKRTPKPKAA from the exons ATgggtttcttctctttccttgGAAGAGTTCTCTTCGCTTCTCTTTTCATCCTCTCCGCTTGGCAAAT GTTCAATGACTTCGGAGTTGATGGTGGTCCTGCAGCTAAAGAATTGACTCCAAAGCTTAATCTGGCTAAGGGACATCTATCTTCTAGATTAGGGGTAGCTTTGCCCAAGATAGAG GTGAGACAAGTCGTTGTTACTATTATTGCCTTGAAAGGAGCCGGAGGCTTACTCTTTGTTATCGGAAACATCGTTGGTGCTTATCTTCTG GCTTTCTACCTGGTGGTTGTCAGTCCCATCCTGTATGATTTCTACAACTATGGACCTCAGGAACGTCATTTCTCCCTTCTGTTGACTGAGTTCTTGCAG AGCGTTGCACTCTTTGGAGCATTGCTCTTCTTTATTGGAATGAAGAACTCGACACCGAAGAggattttgaagaagaggacACCTAAGCCGAAAGCTGCTTAG
- the LOC104725111 gene encoding 1-aminocyclopropane-1-carboxylate oxidase homolog 10 has protein sequence MADKTDRMNDLTTFISTNTGVKGLVDAEITEVPRIFHVPSSTLSNNRASNISDLNLTVPIIDLGEITNDIDVTSSRNNVVLKIKDAAENWGFFQVINHGVPLTFLEEMKQGVRKFHEEDPEVKKQYMSSDLNKRFLYNNNFDLYHSSPMNWRDSFTCYIAPDPPNPEDIPVACRGAVIEYTKHVMELGDLIFQLLSEALGLDSEILKRMDCLKGLFMVCHYYPPCPQPDLTLGISKHTDNSFFTLLLQDQIGGLQVLHQDYWVDVPPVPGALVVNIGDFMQLITNDKFLSVEHRVRANRDGPRISIACFFSSSLSPNSTVYGPIRELLSDENPAKYKDITIPEYTTGYLANIFDGKSYLSNFRI, from the exons atGGCAGACAAAACCGATCGTATGAACGATCTCACGACTTTTATCTCGACGAACACCGGAGTTAAAGGACTCGTCGATGCCGAAATAACCGAAGTTCCTCGAATCTTCCATGTCCCTTCTTCAACCTTATCAAACAACAGAGCTTCAAATATCTCCGACTTAAACCTCACCGTCCCAATCATCGACCTCGGAGAAATCACTAATGATATTGATGTCACATCCTCGAGGAACAACGTCGTTTTGAAGATCAAAGACGCAGCTGAGAATTGGGGATTTTTTCAAGTGATCAATCATGGTGTTCCTTTAACTTTTCTTGAAGAGATGAAACAAGGAGTTCGAAAGTTCCACGAAGAAGATCCAGAAGTGAAGAAACAATACATGTCTAGCGATTTAAACAAGAGATTTCTTTATAACAATAATTTCGATCTCTATCATTCTTCTCCTATGAATTGGAGAGACTCTTTCACTTGTTACATTGCTCCAGATCCTCCAAATCCAGAGGATATTCCAGTAGCGTGCAG GGGTGCTGTGATCGAATACACGAAGCATGTAATGGAATTGGGAGATTTGATCTTCCAACTTCTATCAGAAGCTTTAGGTTTAGACTCTGAGATACTGAAGAGGATGGATTGTCTTAAGGGTTTGTTCATGGTTTGCCATTACTATCCACCTTGCCCTCAGCCAGACCTAACTTTGGGGATAAGTAAACACACCGATAACTCTTTCTTCACGCTTCTTCTTCAAGACCAAATCGGTGGTCTTCAAGTTCTCCATCAAGATTATTGGGTTGATGTCCCTCCTGTTCCTGGAGCTCTTGTCGTCAACATTGGTGATTTCATGCAG CTGATAACGAACGACAAGTTCTTGAGTGTGGAGCATAGGGTACGAGCGAATAGAGATGGACCGCGGATTTCCATCGCTTGCTTCTTTAGCTCAAGTCTGTCTCCAAATTCTACGGTTTATGGACCGATAAGAGAGCTCCTGTCTGATGAAAACCCTGCAAAGTACAAAGATATCACCATACCAGAGTACACTACAGGATACCTTGCAAACATCTTTGATGGAAAGTCATATTTGTCTAATTTCAGGATATGA
- the LOC104725113 gene encoding electron transfer flavoprotein subunit beta, mitochondrial, translated as MKILVAVKRVVDYAVKIRVKPDKTGVDTQNVKMSMNPFCEIALEEALRIKEAGFAKEVVAVSIGPSQCVDTLRTGLAMGADRGIHVETNSSFLPLTIAKILKSLAEFENPGLIFLGKQAIDDDCNQTGQMVAALLGWPQATFASKVVLDKDKHVATVDREVDGGLETLCVDLPAVITTDLRLNQPRYASLPNIMKAKSKPIKKMTVQDLKVDVKSDIEILQVTEPPQRKSGVMVSSVDELIDKLRNEAHVV; from the exons ATGAAGATCCTCGTCGCCGTTAAGCGTGTCGTCGACTACGCCGTCAAGATCCGTGTCAAACCCGATAAG ACTGGTGTAGATACTCAAAATGTGAAGATGTCGATGAATCCGTTCTGTGAGATCGCGCTTGAGGAAGCGCTTCGAATCAAAGAAGCGGGTTTTGCCAAAGAGGTTGTTGCAGTGAGTATTGGACCTTCACAGTGCGTGGACACGCTTCGTACCGGTTTAGCTATGGGTGCGGATCGTGGAATCCATGTCGAGACCaattccagtttccttcctttGACGATTGCTAAGATCTTGAAGAGTCTTGCTGAATTTGAGAATCCTGGACTGATTTTTCTAGGGAAACAG GCGATAGATGATGACTGTAATCAAACAGGACAAATGGTTGCAGCTTTGCTTGGTTGGCCACAAGCAACCTTTGCATCGAAG GTTGTGTTGGATAAGGATAAGCATGTTGCAACTGTGGATAGAGAAGTAGATGGAGGTCTTGAAACTCTTTGTGTTGACTTACCTGCTGTGATAAC AACTGATTTGAGGCTGAACCAACCAAGATATGCATCACTTCCTAACATAATGAAGGCGAAATCAAAGCCTATAAAGAAAATGACGGTGCAAGATCTGAAAGTTGACGTTAAATCTGACATAGAGATCTTGCAAGTCACGGAGCCTCCACAGAGGAAATCTGGGGTTATGGTTTCTTCAGTGGATGAGTTGATTGACAAGCTCAGAAATGAAGCTCATGTAGTTTGA
- the LOC104725114 gene encoding RING-H2 finger protein ATL16-like, with translation MDLSNRSNLLRDLSFSPPLPPPVFHRASSTGTSFPILAVAVIGILATAFLLVSYYVFAIKCCLNWHRIDILRRFSLSRRRHNNQDLLMVYSPEFRNRGLDESVIRAIPIFKFKKRDDQNDGVFTGGEEKSFQECSVCLNEFQDEEKLRIIPNCCHLFHIDCIDVWLQNNANCPLCRARVSSYTSFPPDRVSAPSTSPENQVALRGENEYVIIELGHIIGSNRDSPRNGRLLMEQERSNSGHLMTEDTLNSISPSPKKFDRGGLPRKCRKLQKVTSMGDECIDIRRGKDEQFSSIQPIRRSISMDSSADRQLYLAVQEAIRKNREAQVVGDGEGCSSSGNVSNSKVKRSFFSFGSNRRSRSSSILPLYFEP, from the coding sequence ATGGATCTATCAAACCGTAGCAACCTCCTCCGGGATCTGAGCTTCTCACCTCCGCTGCCGCCGCCTGTCTTCCACCGTGCGAGCTCGACAGGGACGAGTTTCCCGATCTTAGCCGTTGCGGTGATCGGAATCTTAGCCACAGCATTCTTACTTGTAAGCTATTATGTTTTCGCTATCAAATGTTGTCTCAACTGGCACCGAATCGACATTCTTCGTCGGTTCTCCTTATCTCGAAGGCGACACAACAACCAAGATCTTTTAATGGTTTACTCTCCAGAGTTCAGAAACCGTGGTCTTGATGAATCTGTCATTAGAGCAATCCCAATCTTTAAATTCAAGAAGAGAGACGATCAAAACGACGGCGTTTTTAcaggaggagaagagaagagttttCAAGAATGCTCTGTTTGTTTGAATGAGTTTCAAGATGAGGAGAAGTTGAGGATTATCCCAAATTGTTGTCATTTGTTTCATATCGATTGTATCGATGTATGGCTTCAGAACAATGCCAATTGCCCTTTGTGTAGAGCTAGGGTTTCTTCTTACACAAGTTTCCCTCCGGATCGGGTTTCTGCTCCGAGCACTTCTCCCGAGAATCAGGTCGCGTTAAGAGGTGAGAACGAGTATGTGATCATTGAGCTAGGGCATATCATCGGTAGTAACAGAGATAGTCCGAGAAACGGAAGGTTACTTATGGAACAAGAAAGGTCAAACTCTGGTCACCTAATGACCGAAGACACTCTTAATTCGATCAGTCCATCTCCGAAGAAGTTTGACCGTGGAGGGCTTCCAAGGAAATGCAGAAAGCTTCAGAAGGTCACGAGTATGGGGGACGAATGCATCGACATAAGAAGAGGTAAAGACGAGCAATTTAGCAGTATTCAGCCCATTAGAAGATCAATCTCAATGGATTCATCGGCGGATCGACAGCTTTACCTGGCGGTTCAAGAGGCGATTCGGAAGAACCGAGAAGCTCAGGTGGTCGGAGACGGAGAAGGATGTAGCAGTAGTGGCAATGTTAGTAATTCCAAAGTGAAGagatctttcttctcttttgggAGCAATCGTCGTTCTAGAAGTTCCTCCATATTGCCTCTTTATTTTGAACCCTAA